CTGAAGTAATACCAAAAAAAATATTACAAACACAAACCTGGTAAACCAGGTAGACCACCACTACCACCCCATAGGGATGTTCCTATCATTCATAATAATGATCCTAAGAATGGAATCCTACAGGGATTATCATGCATTTTTGAAAAAAGATAGTTTCTGGAGAAGAACACCAGGTTTTAAACAAACACCAGATATAAGCAGTTTCACACATTTCCTAAACAGGATAGGAACAGATACTTTTGAAGAATTATTTCAAGTAGTTGTTCAGCAACTACTTGACCACGGTTTTCTAAACCTTCATACAATAGCTCAAGATGGAAGTATCCTCGAAGCAAACCTAGGTGACAAAGAAGCAGGTTGGGGATGGAATCATATCCAGGAAAAACATGTCTATGGATACAA
This sequence is a window from Candidatus Thermoplasmatota archaeon. Protein-coding genes within it:
- a CDS encoding transposase, whose amino-acid sequence is MESYRDYHAFLKKDSFWRRTPGFKQTPDISSFTHFLNRIGTDTFEELFQVVVQQLLDHGFLNLHTIAQDGSILEANLGDKEAGWGWNHIQEKHVYGYKIHTIVDTKTELPITFSVTKANVHDSTQFNRLYQE